A genome region from Triticum aestivum cultivar Chinese Spring unplaced genomic scaffold, IWGSC CS RefSeq v2.1 scaffold24995, whole genome shotgun sequence includes the following:
- the LOC123175189 gene encoding senescence-specific cysteine protease SAG39-like — translation MASTHSSRRLDGTLFALLLVLAAATAFVSAAAARGDALAARHERWMAKFGREYTDAAEKLRWLEVFAANARHVEAVNRAGNRTYTLGLNQFSDLTSEEFAEKHLGYRHQHGVDSTPVAAVNMSNAQFDSTPDSVDWRAAGAVTQVKNQGSCGCCWAFAAVAATEGLVKIATGNLISMSEQQVLDCTGGANSCNGGDINAALSYVASSGGLQPEESYAYTGQQGACRSSSASPNSAASIGAPRMVELHGDEGTLQELAARLPVAVPVEADRDFQHYMRGVYTGSSSCGQNLNHGVTVVGYGTDSGGQAYWMVKNQ, via the exons ATGGCGTCGACTCACAGCTCGCGCCGCCTCGACGGCACACTGTTTGCGCTTCTGCTCGTGCTTGCGGCCGCCACCGCCTTTGTCAGTGCTGCCGCGGCGCGAGGGGACGCGCTGGCCGCCCGGCACGAGCGGTGGATGGCCAAGTTCGGGCGCGAGTACACGGACGCTGCCGAGAAATTACGCTGGCTGGAGGTGTTCGCGGCCAACGCGCGGCACGTCGAGGCTGTCAATCGAGCGGGCAACCGGACATACACGCTCGGCCTCAATCAGTTCTCGGACCTCACCAGCGAAGAGTTCGCGGAGAAGCACCTCGGGTACCGCCACCAGCACGGCGTGGACAGCACGCCGGTGGCCGCGGTGAACATGTCCAATGCTCAGTTCGACTCCACGCCGGACAGCGTGGACTGGAGGGCCGCGGGTGCCGTCACCCAAGTCAAGAACCAAGGCTCATGCG GTTGTTGCTGGGCGTTCGCGGCGGTAGCGGCGACGGAGGGGCTCGTAAAGATAGCCACTGGCAACCTCATCTccatgtcagagcagcaggtgctGGACTGCACGGGCGGCGCCAACTCCTGCAACGGCGGCGACATCAATGCCGCCCTAAGCTACGTCGCCTCGAGCGGCGGCCTTCAGCCAGAGGAATCCTACGCGTATACCGGCCAGCAGGGCGCGTGCCGCAGCAGCAGCGCCAGCCCAAACTCGGCCGCCTCCATCGGCGCCCCCCGAATGGTAGAACTGCACGGCGACGAAGGCACCTTGCAGGAGCTCGCGGCCAGACTGCCGGTGGCCGTGCCCGTGGAGGCTGACCGTGACTTCCAGCACTATATGAGGGGCGTGTACACCGGCAGCTCGTCGTGTGGACAGAACCTGAACCACGGCGTGACGGTGGTGGGCTACGGGACGGACAGCGGCGGGCAGGCGTACTGGATGGTGAAGAACCAGTGA